A DNA window from Thiothrix subterranea contains the following coding sequences:
- a CDS encoding toxin-antitoxin system TumE family protein, which translates to MNMPLLQDIVEREFPDIISSTVLGEVNELRIFLSDGSFVDVWLSLKLNGRYSYHWERRALDNTVYRHDNAPHLKWQSVSTFSKHYHDGSEGNVTASYISDDPEMAVREFLLFVRETVALRKE; encoded by the coding sequence ATGAATATGCCGCTTTTACAAGACATCGTAGAGCGCGAATTTCCCGACATCATCAGTAGCACCGTACTCGGCGAAGTCAACGAACTGCGTATCTTTTTGAGTGATGGTAGTTTCGTGGATGTATGGCTGTCGCTGAAATTGAATGGACGCTACAGCTACCATTGGGAACGGCGGGCATTGGATAACACCGTTTATCGTCATGACAACGCGCCCCACCTGAAATGGCAGTCAGTCAGTACTTTCTCCAAGCATTACCATGATGGCTCGGAAGGTAATGTGACTGCCAGTTATATCAGCGATGATCCTGAGATGGCTGTGCGTGAGTTTTTGCTGTTTGTGCGTGAAACTGTCGCGTTGCGCAAGGAATGA
- a CDS encoding prepilin-type N-terminal cleavage/methylation domain-containing protein produces MFQSNKGFSLLEVLVAFVVMGLVVGVLLQLFGSSMRSVALADEYSFAIQVAESRLAAVGNEIEVEEGNVSGEEQGSGYRWEVQMSPLELSEALEKLPVALQLYRVEVVVTWQSGDNSREFHLSSLRFGEAT; encoded by the coding sequence GTGTTTCAATCCAATAAAGGTTTTTCCCTGCTCGAAGTGCTGGTTGCTTTCGTGGTCATGGGCTTGGTGGTCGGGGTCTTGTTGCAATTGTTTGGTTCGTCGATGCGCAGTGTGGCGTTGGCGGATGAATACAGCTTTGCGATACAGGTCGCCGAATCCCGTTTAGCAGCGGTGGGCAATGAGATCGAGGTGGAAGAAGGCAACGTCAGCGGTGAAGAACAAGGTTCAGGCTACCGTTGGGAAGTGCAAATGTCTCCGCTCGAACTCAGCGAGGCATTGGAAAAACTGCCAGTCGCTTTACAACTTTACCGGGTTGAAGTGGTTGTGACATGGCAAAGTGGCGATAACTCACGTGAATTCCACCTCTCCTCCTTGCGTTTTGGGGAAGCGACATGA
- the ettA gene encoding energy-dependent translational throttle protein EttA, whose amino-acid sequence MAQYIYTMNGVGKVVPPNRYILKDIYLSFFPGAKIGVLGYNGAGKSTLLRIMAGIDTDILGEARPQPGINIGYLSQEPQLDPTKDVRGNVEEGLKVIKDAQARLDEVYNAYAEPDADFDALAAEQARLENILQAADAHNLEHTLEVAADALRLPPWDADVTTLSGGEKRRVALCRLLLSSPDMLILDEPTNHLDAESVAWLERFLQDFPGTVVAVTHDRYFLDNVAGWILELDRGQGIPWEGNYSSWLEQKQNRLAQESKSEQGRQKAMKQELEWVRSNPKGRHAKSKARMQRFEELSSSDYQKRAETNEIYIAPGPRLGDLVIEANGISKSFGDRLLYENVSFSLPKGGIVGIIGPNGAGKTTLFRMITGQEQPDTGTFKVGETVKIAYVDQSRDDLDPNKTVFQEISDGYDIMTVGGYQIQARAYCGRFNFKGDSQQKRLCDLSGGERNRVHLAKLLKEGGNLLLLDEPTNDLDVETLRALEEAILNFPGCAVVISHDRWFLDRIATHILAFEGDSTVTWFEGNYSDYEEDYKRRHGNDLNPHRIKYKKLKA is encoded by the coding sequence ATGGCACAGTACATTTACACCATGAACGGTGTCGGCAAGGTCGTCCCGCCGAACCGTTACATTCTCAAAGACATTTACCTGAGTTTTTTCCCCGGCGCGAAGATCGGCGTACTCGGCTACAACGGCGCGGGTAAATCCACCTTGTTGCGCATTATGGCAGGCATCGACACCGACATCCTCGGCGAAGCCCGCCCGCAACCCGGCATCAATATCGGCTACCTCTCGCAAGAGCCGCAACTTGACCCAACCAAAGATGTGCGCGGCAACGTCGAAGAAGGCTTAAAAGTCATCAAAGACGCGCAAGCCCGCCTCGATGAAGTCTACAACGCCTACGCCGAACCCGATGCCGACTTCGACGCCCTCGCCGCCGAACAAGCACGTTTGGAAAACATCCTGCAAGCCGCCGACGCGCACAACCTCGAACACACCCTCGAAGTCGCCGCTGACGCACTGCGCCTGCCGCCGTGGGATGCCGATGTCACCACCCTCTCCGGCGGTGAAAAACGCCGTGTGGCGCTGTGCCGTTTGCTGCTGTCCTCCCCCGACATGCTGATTCTGGACGAACCGACCAACCATTTGGATGCCGAATCCGTCGCATGGCTGGAACGCTTCCTGCAAGACTTCCCCGGCACAGTCGTTGCTGTTACCCATGACCGTTACTTCCTCGACAACGTGGCGGGCTGGATTCTGGAACTCGACCGTGGGCAAGGCATCCCGTGGGAAGGCAACTACTCTTCATGGCTGGAACAAAAACAAAACCGTCTGGCACAGGAAAGCAAGTCCGAACAAGGCCGCCAGAAAGCCATGAAGCAGGAATTGGAATGGGTACGTTCCAACCCCAAAGGTCGCCATGCCAAAAGCAAGGCGCGGATGCAACGCTTTGAAGAACTGTCTTCCAGCGATTACCAAAAACGCGCTGAAACCAACGAAATCTACATCGCTCCTGGCCCGCGCCTTGGCGATTTGGTGATCGAAGCCAATGGCATCAGCAAATCCTTCGGCGACCGCTTGCTGTATGAAAACGTCAGCTTCAGCCTGCCCAAAGGCGGTATCGTCGGCATCATCGGCCCGAATGGTGCGGGTAAAACCACCCTATTCCGCATGATTACCGGACAAGAACAGCCGGATACAGGCACGTTCAAAGTCGGCGAAACCGTCAAAATTGCTTACGTTGACCAATCCCGTGATGACCTCGACCCCAATAAAACCGTGTTCCAAGAAATTTCTGACGGGTACGACATCATGACGGTGGGCGGCTACCAGATTCAGGCGCGGGCGTATTGCGGACGTTTCAACTTCAAGGGTGATTCCCAGCAAAAACGCCTGTGTGATTTGTCGGGTGGGGAACGCAACCGCGTGCATCTGGCGAAATTGCTGAAAGAAGGCGGCAACCTGTTGCTGCTCGACGAACCGACCAACGACCTCGACGTGGAAACCTTGCGGGCGCTCGAAGAAGCGATCCTCAACTTCCCCGGCTGCGCGGTGGTCATTTCGCATGACCGCTGGTTCTTAGACCGGATTGCCACTCACATTCTCGCGTTTGAGGGTGACTCAACCGTAACCTGGTTTGAAGGCAACTACAGCGACTATGAGGAAGACTACAAGCGTCGCCACGGCAACGACTTGAATCCGCATCGCATTAAGTACAAGAAACTGAAAGCGTAA
- a CDS encoding prepilin-type N-terminal cleavage/methylation domain-containing protein, giving the protein MKQRGFTLLEMLIAFSLVSLLFLALFASFNTIARSWDAADTRMNKTEDMRLISDFLRRQLGQAMVVRIAGEKEAKVYAFEGTATSLRYAAPLQPLQHQGGVFLIELNIVGDKDGKKLEMLFAPYRPELTWEDAFAEAEPVLIFEGLQAAEFAYFGAEAAGNDPDWTSDWEDKPRYPDMLKLTLADKERAWPELLVDLPQVTDYAK; this is encoded by the coding sequence ATGAAGCAACGCGGTTTCACTTTGCTGGAAATGTTGATTGCGTTTTCGTTGGTTTCCTTGCTGTTTCTCGCGTTATTCGCCAGTTTCAATACCATTGCGCGGAGTTGGGATGCGGCAGATACCCGCATGAATAAAACCGAAGACATGCGCCTGATCAGTGATTTTCTGCGCCGTCAGTTGGGGCAGGCGATGGTGGTGCGCATTGCCGGTGAAAAAGAAGCCAAAGTGTATGCGTTTGAGGGGACGGCGACTTCATTGCGTTATGCCGCACCCTTGCAGCCTTTGCAGCATCAGGGTGGGGTGTTTCTGATCGAACTCAATATTGTCGGTGATAAAGACGGTAAGAAACTCGAAATGCTGTTTGCCCCGTATCGCCCGGAACTGACGTGGGAGGATGCGTTTGCTGAAGCCGAACCCGTCTTGATTTTCGAGGGCTTGCAAGCGGCGGAGTTTGCGTATTTCGGGGCGGAAGCAGCGGGCAACGACCCTGATTGGACATCCGATTGGGAAGACAAGCCGCGCTACCCCGATATGCTGAAACTCACCTTGGCGGATAAAGAACGCGCTTGGCCGGAGCTGTTGGTGGATTTGCCACAGGTAACTGATTATGCAAAATAA
- a CDS encoding type II secretion system minor pseudopilin, translating to MQNKQSGVAMIVVLWMIMVMMTLAASLLYATRTETSMVDYARRSAQARAVADAAAHYAVMQLFLPNKDRELKLGGTPLLWEYEGSKVEIRAVGENGLVDIGFASPPLIRLILKQAGLDESAIERMLDTLEDFRDVDDLKRINGAEDADYDSAGLPFGAKDAPFERIEELQQVLGMTPPLYQALTRLLTVNSGGKGINPMLAPRQTLLLLAEGDAAKVDAYMQQRAESDGEYVQPDFGAEFLDPTQQPLYRMQIRVYSDETAPPYFEERSLRLNPGQTPPFVNYFRILQESSAQFE from the coding sequence ATGCAAAATAAACAATCCGGGGTTGCCATGATCGTGGTGTTATGGATGATCATGGTCATGATGACGCTGGCAGCCAGTCTGTTATACGCGACCCGCACCGAAACCAGCATGGTGGATTACGCTCGCCGCAGTGCGCAAGCCCGTGCCGTGGCAGATGCGGCGGCACATTACGCGGTGATGCAATTATTTCTGCCCAATAAAGACCGTGAACTCAAGCTCGGCGGTACGCCCTTGTTATGGGAATACGAAGGTTCTAAAGTGGAAATTCGTGCCGTTGGCGAAAACGGTTTAGTGGATATTGGTTTTGCCAGCCCGCCATTGATTCGCTTGATTCTTAAACAAGCAGGGTTGGATGAGTCAGCCATTGAGCGGATGTTGGATACCTTGGAAGACTTCCGTGATGTGGATGACTTAAAACGCATCAATGGCGCAGAAGACGCTGATTATGACAGCGCGGGTTTGCCATTTGGGGCAAAAGATGCGCCATTTGAGCGTATTGAGGAATTGCAGCAAGTGTTGGGAATGACGCCGCCACTTTATCAAGCCCTGACACGCTTGCTGACCGTGAATTCCGGTGGCAAGGGCATCAACCCGATGTTAGCGCCGCGTCAAACCTTGCTGCTGTTGGCAGAGGGCGATGCAGCGAAAGTCGATGCGTACATGCAGCAACGCGCTGAATCCGACGGTGAATACGTGCAACCCGATTTCGGTGCGGAATTTCTCGACCCTACGCAACAACCCTTGTACCGGATGCAAATCAGAGTCTACTCCGACGAAACCGCTCCTCCGTATTTTGAAGAGCGGTCGTTGCGGCTAAATCCGGGGCAAACCCCGCCGTTTGTTAATTATTTCCGTATCTTGCAAGAATCTTCCGCGCAGTTTGAGTAA
- a CDS encoding flippase, which translates to MNDTRKNVVFTGVGYALPLLAALATIPIIVVKLGVDLYGLYIICISLIGFMTFVDFGIGQTVVKYVAEYEATDQSDRVKPVLDVALLIYLLIGLFGVVCLYTFSPLLAKGLYWQPDKQVLATEALRITAVPLFLSYLNQFFLNVCKAYHRFDLPAIIHNSGNLGGIVLTTGLLLAGYGLIEVLWGYAFVQFIAIISGYLASVAVLPRGIKPRPAFQQSVFMDIISFSSYTFLGNLVGSLVSRADKLLIGIVIGTEAVTYYQIPFTIAQMANGIIHTLVHIAFPRFTEMFSLNDRAGVLKLYRLANNLVFLLSLVIAVLLITVGDDFLTLWISAEFAQKAGVVLQVMALYFFLHSNTVVGYWVLQGAGQAKLTAFMAIAGGIAYFAALYYLGSKYAYMGAALALFFTLSATALQYIWIARHIGHSFTEYLGQLLAFFLGGYAVIYLMEHVNVWLSDHLLEIIVSAALALGLLIVGMWLLLARNGRETKELISVSNKS; encoded by the coding sequence ATGAATGATACACGTAAAAATGTGGTTTTTACGGGGGTCGGCTACGCATTGCCATTATTGGCAGCGTTAGCCACTATTCCTATTATTGTTGTAAAACTAGGTGTAGATTTGTACGGGTTGTATATTATTTGTATATCACTCATCGGTTTTATGACTTTTGTGGATTTCGGTATCGGGCAAACCGTTGTTAAATATGTGGCTGAATATGAGGCGACTGATCAAAGTGACAGAGTTAAACCAGTATTAGACGTGGCCTTGTTGATTTACTTGCTTATTGGCTTGTTCGGTGTGGTTTGTTTGTATACTTTTTCACCACTGTTGGCTAAGGGTCTGTATTGGCAACCTGATAAACAAGTGCTGGCAACGGAAGCCTTGCGGATTACGGCAGTGCCACTGTTTTTAAGCTATCTCAACCAATTTTTCCTGAATGTGTGCAAGGCATACCATCGCTTTGATTTGCCAGCGATTATTCATAATTCAGGGAATTTGGGGGGGATTGTGCTGACCACCGGCTTGTTGCTGGCGGGTTATGGGTTGATCGAAGTGCTGTGGGGGTATGCGTTTGTGCAATTCATTGCCATCATCAGCGGCTATCTGGCGAGTGTTGCAGTCTTACCACGTGGCATCAAACCACGTCCTGCGTTTCAGCAAAGCGTCTTTATGGACATCATTTCCTTTAGCTCGTACACCTTTCTGGGGAATTTGGTTGGTTCTTTGGTATCCCGTGCCGATAAATTATTGATTGGGATTGTGATTGGTACTGAGGCAGTCACGTATTATCAAATTCCGTTTACGATTGCGCAAATGGCAAATGGCATTATCCACACGCTGGTGCACATTGCGTTCCCGCGTTTCACCGAGATGTTTAGCTTGAATGATCGAGCGGGCGTATTGAAGTTGTATCGCTTGGCGAATAATTTGGTGTTTTTGCTCAGTTTGGTGATTGCGGTGTTGTTGATTACGGTGGGGGATGATTTCTTGACGCTGTGGATTTCCGCTGAATTTGCGCAAAAAGCAGGCGTTGTATTGCAGGTGATGGCGCTGTATTTTTTCCTGCACTCCAACACGGTGGTGGGTTATTGGGTGCTGCAAGGGGCAGGGCAGGCTAAATTGACCGCATTTATGGCAATTGCTGGGGGAATAGCCTATTTTGCTGCGCTGTATTATTTGGGGAGCAAATACGCTTACATGGGAGCAGCCTTGGCGTTATTTTTTACGCTGAGTGCAACGGCGCTCCAATATATTTGGATTGCTCGCCATATCGGACACAGTTTCACCGAATACCTGGGACAATTGCTGGCGTTTTTTCTGGGGGGGTATGCGGTTATCTATTTAATGGAACACGTGAATGTGTGGCTGAGCGACCATTTGCTGGAAATTATTGTGAGTGCTGCTTTGGCGTTGGGACTACTGATTGTTGGCATGTGGTTGCTGTTAGCGCGGAATGGTCGGGAAACCAAAGAGCTAATATCTGTATCAAACAAATCTTAG
- a CDS encoding type II secretion system F family protein produces MPTYSYKAITPQGVAKEGRLEAANEAQAAESLNAQGLIPIKIVAGKAAASTSANNATQKKSKGFFASKTVSQPDIMALTQQLSTMLRAGLPLDRALGILLEIGDKPPVLELVQGIQNQVRSGKRFADSLETSGKFSKFYVNMVRAGEAGGSIDDALARLVEYMARAKELRGTVISALIYPAILAFVAVVSIFALLAFVVPQFAQMFGDMGAELPTITKVVMGAAATLRDYWWAVLGGFLLMLMLVQYVLGNEKARTGLDRSMLRWPLVGSLVGKIETARFSRSLGTLLHNGVPLLGALKIAKNTVGNRVMAAAVEESADSLKQGESLTRTLLSKGVFPPYALHMLRVGEETGRMEELLREVADIYDDEVKTSVKQLLALLEPVLILIMALAILVIIGSVLLPMINMADLVK; encoded by the coding sequence ATGCCCACGTATAGTTACAAAGCGATTACCCCCCAAGGGGTGGCAAAAGAAGGCAGATTAGAGGCCGCGAATGAAGCGCAAGCGGCAGAAAGCCTGAATGCTCAAGGGCTGATTCCTATCAAAATTGTGGCGGGGAAAGCGGCAGCCAGCACGTCTGCTAACAACGCTACGCAAAAAAAATCCAAGGGATTTTTTGCCAGCAAAACGGTGAGCCAGCCCGACATTATGGCGCTGACGCAGCAACTTTCGACCATGTTGCGAGCAGGTTTGCCGCTAGACCGTGCTTTGGGCATTTTGCTGGAAATCGGCGATAAACCGCCGGTACTGGAATTGGTGCAAGGTATTCAGAATCAAGTGCGTAGCGGTAAACGTTTTGCGGACTCACTGGAAACCAGCGGCAAGTTTTCAAAGTTCTACGTCAATATGGTGCGGGCAGGGGAAGCGGGTGGTTCGATTGACGATGCCTTGGCGCGTTTGGTGGAATACATGGCGCGGGCGAAGGAATTGCGCGGTACGGTTATTTCGGCATTGATTTACCCGGCGATTTTGGCGTTTGTGGCGGTGGTGTCGATTTTTGCGCTATTGGCGTTTGTCGTGCCGCAATTTGCGCAAATGTTCGGTGATATGGGCGCGGAATTACCCACGATTACCAAAGTGGTGATGGGTGCGGCGGCAACCTTGCGCGATTATTGGTGGGCGGTATTGGGTGGATTTTTGCTGATGTTGATGCTGGTGCAATACGTGTTGGGCAATGAAAAGGCACGTACTGGGTTGGATCGCAGTATGTTGCGTTGGCCGTTGGTAGGAAGTCTGGTCGGTAAGATTGAAACCGCCCGCTTTTCACGCAGCTTAGGCACGTTATTACACAATGGCGTGCCGTTACTGGGTGCGTTGAAAATCGCCAAAAATACCGTGGGCAACCGCGTCATGGCAGCGGCAGTGGAAGAATCCGCCGATAGCCTTAAGCAAGGCGAAAGCCTCACCCGTACATTATTAAGCAAAGGCGTGTTCCCCCCTTACGCCTTGCACATGTTGCGCGTCGGGGAAGAAACCGGGCGCATGGAAGAATTGCTGCGTGAAGTTGCCGATATTTACGACGATGAAGTCAAAACCTCGGTGAAACAGTTATTAGCCCTGCTGGAGCCGGTGCTGATTCTGATCATGGCGCTTGCCATTTTGGTGATTATTGGTTCAGTATTATTGCCGATGATCAATATGGCTGATTTGGTCAAATAG
- a CDS encoding GspH/FimT family protein, which translates to MPTLRSGNKGFTLLEVLLVLVIGGLLMGVVATSLSEGPVLRKSSREVAASLRHARAQAVMRQQPTLWKMQIEEKRFWIDGGATTEERHLSAAITAKINTTSAEVDAANQGGIRFFPDGSSTGGSVELTHNQQTYKVNVEWVTGRVSIQ; encoded by the coding sequence ATGCCGACATTACGCTCTGGAAATAAGGGTTTCACCCTGCTCGAAGTCCTGCTGGTCTTGGTTATCGGCGGACTATTGATGGGGGTGGTGGCAACCTCACTCTCCGAAGGCCCGGTATTGCGCAAAAGCAGTCGCGAAGTCGCGGCGAGTTTGCGTCATGCACGGGCGCAAGCGGTGATGCGTCAACAGCCGACGCTGTGGAAAATGCAGATTGAGGAAAAACGTTTCTGGATTGACGGGGGCGCAACCACTGAGGAGCGCCACCTCAGTGCGGCGATTACTGCCAAAATCAACACCACTTCCGCCGAAGTCGATGCCGCCAATCAGGGCGGCATTCGCTTTTTTCCTGATGGCAGTTCCACCGGCGGCTCGGTGGAATTGACGCACAACCAACAGACCTACAAGGTCAATGTGGAATGGGTGACGGGGCGTGTTTCAATCCAATAA
- a CDS encoding hydrogen peroxide-inducible genes activator: MNLPTIKQLRYFVALESHEHFGKAAEACFVSQSAFSTAIRELETTLEVQLVDRTNKNVTVTHIGRQIAVEARRCLRDVENLVELARSNHAPLTGELRVGIIPTIAPFLLPRVLPALRQQFPHLRLYLTEDITQRVYEKLMNGELDLIIIALPYALRNVEIMSLFKDRFFLACREDTRHTRPRRHIFNDLNPESILLLEDGHCLRDHTLSACHLQDMDKISRFTASSLLTLTQMVDADLGISYLPEMVKGSTLLTGTNVKIWTLPEESYREVGLAWRRGSAREVEFKQLGEFIKTTWLTLLENQGLTE, from the coding sequence ATGAACCTGCCAACCATAAAACAACTTCGCTACTTTGTTGCCCTTGAAAGCCATGAACACTTCGGCAAGGCTGCTGAGGCTTGTTTTGTCTCACAATCCGCTTTCAGTACCGCCATCCGCGAATTGGAAACAACGTTAGAAGTGCAACTGGTGGATCGCACCAATAAAAACGTTACCGTCACCCACATAGGCCGCCAAATCGCGGTCGAAGCGCGGCGGTGCTTGCGTGATGTAGAAAATCTAGTCGAATTAGCGCGTAGCAATCATGCGCCCCTTACCGGCGAACTCCGGGTAGGCATTATTCCCACAATAGCCCCGTTTTTGTTGCCACGGGTATTGCCCGCGTTGCGCCAACAATTTCCGCACTTGCGCTTATATTTAACGGAAGACATTACCCAACGTGTTTACGAAAAACTCATGAACGGTGAGCTGGATCTGATCATCATTGCCTTGCCGTATGCCCTGCGCAATGTTGAAATTATGTCGCTGTTCAAAGACCGTTTTTTCCTCGCGTGCCGCGAAGACACCCGCCATACCCGCCCCAGAAGGCACATTTTTAACGACCTCAATCCAGAAAGCATTTTGCTATTGGAAGACGGGCATTGCCTGCGCGACCACACGCTGTCAGCCTGCCATTTGCAGGACATGGACAAAATCAGCCGTTTCACCGCCAGCAGCCTGCTCACATTGACGCAAATGGTTGATGCAGATTTAGGGATTTCTTATTTACCAGAAATGGTGAAAGGTTCAACGTTATTAACCGGCACAAATGTTAAAATTTGGACATTGCCAGAAGAAAGTTACCGTGAAGTGGGCTTAGCTTGGCGACGGGGCAGCGCCCGTGAAGTGGAATTTAAGCAATTAGGTGAATTCATTAAAACGACTTGGTTAACATTACTCGAAAACCAGGGATTAACCGAGTAA
- the wecA gene encoding UDP-N-acetylglucosamine--undecaprenyl-phosphate N-acetylglucosaminephosphotransferase: MTWIALYLLKPVAYHAKLLDIPKGRKQHKGAIPLIGGMSIFIGVATAVMLTLPNDAAVTSWLLCALGIVLLGVADDAEDLSVKLRIVMQVLLTLALCIGTGASLANLGDLLGMGEIDLSVFSYPFTVLIVLGVINAFNMIDGIDGLLGSIAMVALLSLIALFSLSTHAMLLSISVIFVAALIPYLMNNLVLPPFKEKIFMGDAGSMLIGLSISWLLIEGTQDPTHQAFRPVTALWLIALPLMDMVRVILVRLRDRRSPFTAGRDHLHHLLQEIGMSRCATLATMATLAVLFASVGVLSEYWHTNASVMFYGFLLTFLAYLLAVAPLVHAEKGSLKRWIEAATVTQTARKILARYGNN, encoded by the coding sequence ATGACATGGATAGCACTCTATTTATTGAAACCCGTGGCTTACCACGCCAAATTATTAGACATTCCCAAAGGACGTAAACAACACAAAGGTGCTATTCCGCTGATCGGCGGTATGTCCATTTTTATCGGCGTTGCCACGGCAGTGATGCTAACACTTCCCAATGATGCCGCCGTTACCAGTTGGCTATTGTGCGCTTTAGGCATTGTATTATTAGGTGTTGCGGATGATGCCGAAGATCTCTCAGTCAAATTGCGGATTGTGATGCAAGTGCTGCTCACTTTGGCGTTATGCATTGGCACCGGCGCGTCACTGGCTAACTTGGGCGATTTATTAGGCATGGGTGAAATCGACTTGAGTGTCTTCAGCTACCCGTTCACTGTTTTAATCGTCTTGGGCGTGATTAATGCCTTCAATATGATCGACGGTATTGATGGGTTACTGGGTTCGATTGCCATGGTCGCACTGTTGAGCCTGATTGCCTTGTTTAGCCTCTCCACGCACGCCATGCTGTTGAGTATTAGCGTAATCTTCGTCGCTGCCTTGATTCCTTACTTGATGAACAATTTGGTGCTACCGCCGTTTAAAGAGAAAATTTTCATGGGGGATGCTGGTTCCATGCTTATCGGTTTAAGCATCAGTTGGTTGCTGATTGAAGGCACGCAAGACCCAACGCATCAAGCCTTCCGCCCTGTCACGGCGTTGTGGTTGATTGCCCTGCCGCTGATGGACATGGTACGGGTGATTCTGGTGCGTCTGCGTGATCGCCGCTCACCGTTTACCGCCGGGCGTGATCATCTGCATCACCTATTGCAGGAAATTGGCATGAGCCGGTGCGCAACCTTGGCTACCATGGCAACGCTCGCGGTGCTCTTTGCCAGTGTTGGTGTTCTCAGCGAATACTGGCACACCAATGCCAGCGTGATGTTCTACGGCTTCTTGCTGACCTTCTTGGCGTACCTGTTAGCGGTCGCGCCCTTGGTTCATGCAGAAAAAGGCAGCCTGAAACGCTGGATTGAAGCCGCCACCGTTACTCAAACTGCGCGGAAGATTCTTGCAAGATACGGAAATAATTAA
- a CDS encoding tyrosine-protein phosphatase, with product MIDLHSHILPALCDGSQDLETSLIMARLAVADGTTHLACTPHIYPGVYDNSTDIIASAMRMLQIELYSRDIPLRLVIGADVRLVSGVLEGLQQGIIPTLDNSRYFLLEPSHSLPVPHFLRHIEAFLAAGYVPVITHPERLRWCEANYQEFIAAAQMGAWLQVTAGAIAGTFGRTAKRCAERLLLDGVVHIIASDAHNVNYRPPILSAGIEAAMRITGDDTEIMRMVNDRPLAILDNIEPSEVLLPAGLCANRASIHAASIQKPWLERLLG from the coding sequence ATGATCGATTTACATAGCCATATTTTACCCGCTCTTTGTGATGGTTCCCAAGATTTGGAAACCTCGTTAATAATGGCACGTTTAGCCGTTGCCGATGGCACGACGCATTTGGCCTGTACGCCTCATATTTATCCGGGGGTGTATGACAATTCCACTGACATCATTGCCAGTGCCATGCGTATGTTGCAAATAGAGCTGTATTCGCGTGATATTCCGCTGCGCTTGGTGATCGGGGCGGATGTGCGGTTGGTGTCTGGGGTGCTGGAAGGCTTACAGCAAGGCATTATTCCGACGCTGGATAATTCGCGGTACTTTTTACTGGAGCCGTCACATAGCTTGCCAGTACCGCATTTTTTGCGCCATATTGAAGCGTTTCTCGCAGCGGGATACGTCCCGGTGATCACCCATCCAGAACGTTTGCGTTGGTGTGAGGCGAACTACCAGGAGTTTATTGCGGCGGCGCAAATGGGCGCGTGGTTGCAAGTGACAGCGGGTGCGATTGCAGGCACGTTTGGGCGTACCGCAAAACGTTGTGCCGAGCGCTTATTATTGGATGGGGTGGTGCATATTATTGCGTCAGATGCGCACAATGTGAATTATCGACCGCCGATTTTATCCGCCGGTATTGAAGCGGCCATGCGAATTACGGGCGATGATACCGAAATTATGCGAATGGTTAATGATAGACCCTTGGCGATTTTGGATAATATTGAGCCTAGTGAGGTATTATTGCCTGCTGGTTTATGTGCCAATAGAGCATCAATACATGCGGCATCGATTCAAAAACCTTGGTTAGAACGCTTACTCGGTTAA
- the gspG gene encoding type II secretion system major pseudopilin GspG, whose protein sequence is MRIQSQSRRSAAQRGFSLIELMIVLVILGLIAGIVGPQAMKYLGKGKTQSSKVQIENISAALDMYRLEVGSYPTTADGLKALVTAPSSARGWNGPYLKKGEVPKDAWNNEYQYKRPGSNGQPYDLLSFGADGAAGGENEDADITLWK, encoded by the coding sequence ATGCGAATCCAATCTCAATCCCGCCGGTCTGCTGCCCAACGCGGCTTCAGCTTGATCGAGCTGATGATCGTGCTGGTGATTCTCGGCTTGATTGCCGGGATCGTCGGCCCACAAGCCATGAAATACCTTGGCAAGGGCAAAACACAGTCATCCAAAGTCCAGATTGAAAACATCAGTGCGGCGCTGGATATGTACCGTTTGGAAGTGGGCAGTTATCCCACCACCGCCGACGGTTTGAAAGCGTTAGTGACCGCGCCGTCGAGTGCGCGTGGCTGGAATGGCCCTTACTTGAAGAAAGGCGAAGTGCCTAAAGATGCGTGGAACAATGAGTACCAATACAAGCGCCCCGGTAGCAACGGTCAGCCGTATGATTTGCTGTCATTTGGCGCAGATGGCGCTGCCGGTGGTGAAAACGAAGATGCCGACATTACGCTCTGGAAATAA